A window of Lysobacter sp. TY2-98 genomic DNA:
GGCGCGAACCCGGGCCTTCACCGAGCTCGTCGATCAGGAAGTGCTGCGCCGGCGTCTGCGGCGCCGGCATGAACTTGCGCAGGTCGCCACCGAGATCGAGCGTGCGACTCGCGGCCCAGCCCAGCAGCGCGAGCAGCGCCAGCCAGACGAAAGCGAGAAGAAGGCGAAGCCGCGGTGTGAGACTGCGCCCGTCGCTCATCGCGTCGCTGCGCCGTGGCACAGCGTGGTGAGCGATGCGGCGTCCGCGACGCCACTCGCCGACTGCGCGGCGCCGGCGAGCAGCGTGCGCTGCAGGTCGCCCTTGGCGGGTGTCGTCTCGATGCAGCGCAGTTCCGCGCCGCGGCCGTACAAGGCGATCGTGCGCACATAGGTCGCCGTGCGCTTGTCCTTCGGCGTCAGCTGCAGTGTCCACTGCTCGCGCGAGCCGCTGCTGTCGATGCGGAACGCGCGTTCGAGCTGCGTGCGATCACCGCTCAGCAAAGCGCCGAAGCTCGATTGCAGGCCCGCCAGCTGCGGCGCGCGATCCAGGGAATACGTATGCGACGACGTGCCGCGCTTGATGGTCACGCTGCCGGCGCGAATGGTCGAGGTCTCCGCGTACGGCAGGCGCACCTCGCGCACCAGTGTGTCGTCGTTCGGTCGGGCGTATTCGCCTTCGATGCGCAGCGGCGCCTTGAGCAGGCGCGAGCCGTGGAGCTCGACGAACTGCGTGCGCATCGGCGCGGGGCGCGCCAGCTTGGACAGGATCCAGCCGGTCTCGATCTCAGGCGATGCGGCGTGGACCGACGGCATCGCCAGCGTCAGCAGCAGGAGCGGAAGCAGGGAGCGTCGCGGCATGGTCGGTCTCGCGCCAGAAGTCGAAGAAGTTGAACCAGTTGTACGGGGACTGTCGTGCGGTCGCTTCGAGGATGCCGGCATAGCGCCGCACGCAGTCGGCGATCACCGCGGCGCGGTTATGCCGGTCGGCGACCAAGCGGTCGCTGAACATGGTGAAGTCCAGGTCGTAGCGGTTGCCGCCGCGGTACAGGCCGAACGCGGTGCAGACCGGCAGTTTCAGCATGGCGGCGATCATCCACGGTCCGGTCGGGAACGACGCCGTGCCGCCCATGAATGGCACGTCCAGCGTCGGTGCACCCGGTTGCGCGCGGTCGACCAGCAGCGCCACGAGCGCGCCTTCGTCGGTCGCTTCCTTGATCGCGAGCAGCACCGACGGGCCATCCATGCCGCCGTCGATGATGTTGGCGGCCAGTTCCGGATTCAGCGCGTCCAGCAGCGTCTGCATCGCCACGTTGTGCTTCTTGTCGAGGACCACGCGGATCTTGGTCTGCGGGCGGCGCGTGCCGAGCACGCGCATCGCGTCGAAGCTGCCGAGATGCGAGCCGACCAGCAGCACGCCCTGCCCGCGATCGAGCGGTTCGTGCAGTTCGTCCAGACCCGTCGTGCGGATGTCGAAGCGATCGAGTTCGCCGCTGAGCAGGAAGACACGATCGAGGATGGTCGAGGCGAACGTGTGAATGTGCTTCGCGATGTCGCGCGTCGTCGCCGGGCGACCGAGTGCGCGGGTGAGGAAGCGTCGCGACGCTTCGCGCTCGAACGGACGACGCAGCAGGAAGTACAGCGTGATCGGATGCAGCAGCGCACGTGCGACGCTGCGGCCGCCGTAGCGCCCGATGCTGCGGATCAGCCAGATCGCGAACCAGCCGCCGCCTTCGGGGCGTTCCTTCCAGTTCGTGTTCACGGCGCGCCACCGGCGACAACGTCGCCACTGGCGAGCAGCACGTCGTCGCGCATCACCCTGAAACGCCAGCGCGGCGCGGCGCCGTCGAGTTCGATGCGCGCGACTTCACCCGGATGCAGCGGTTGCAGGAACTTCACCTGCGGCAGACGCACGCCGTGCAGCGGACCGGCGTCGGCCTCGATCGCTTCGACCACGCGATCGAGCAGCACCACCCCCGGCACGATCGGATGGCCCGGGAAATGGCCGGGCAGGCACGGGTGCGCGGGGTCGATCACGAACTGCATCGTTCAATCCTGCGCCATCAGCGCCATGACGGCGTCGCGGGCGCGGGTGGCGAGCTGTTCGCGCGCTTCGCCGCCGGTGCCTTCGGCATGGATCGGCGTGCCGATGCGCAGGCGGATCGTGCCCGGGCGCACGCGGAAGCTGTACGGCGGCAACACCGCGCCCGCTCCCGTCATCGCCACCGGAATCACCGGCACGCCGGTCGACAACGCGACCTGGAACGCGCCCGCCTTGAATTCGCCGACGCGACCGCCGGTGTTGCGCGTGCCTTCCGGGAAGATGCACAGCACGTGGCCGGCTTTCACGATCTCCGCCGCCGCACGCAGGCTCTTCACCATCGACGCCCGGCTGCCGTCGCGTTCGATGAAGCACATGCCCATCGCCTTGGCGTACCAGCCCACGAACGGCACGCGCGTCATTTCCTGCTTGAGCATGAAGCGCAGCGGCACCGGCACCGCGCGGAACAGCGCACAGATGTCGATGATCGACTCGTGCGTCGCCACCAGCACGCAGGGCTTGGACCAGTCGACGTTCTCGACGCCGCGCACGTCGACGCGCGCACCGGCGCCGCCGAGCAGGCCGGGTGCCCATAGCCACGACGCCATGCGCAGCGGCACACGCGCACTGCGGGTGATCGCACGCACGAGCAACGCGAGCGAGATGCAGCCTGCCGTCCACAGCAGCGTGAACGTGAGTTGCACCGCGTTGGCAACGAGCCACGCCGCGCGCAGCGGCCAGGGTTCGACGAGGGTCAGGGATTCGGTGGATGCGGACATGGGTCGCTCAGCGGATGACATCACGCCAGAACGCGGGGCCAAGCGCGGTCAGGCGACGGATGAATTCGGACAGTGTCTTGTAGGGTCGGTCCGGAAAAAGGCGGATGCGCACGATGTACTCGACGACCATCAGCAGGCCGGCAACGCCGTAGTCGAGCAGGTTCGCGAACCATGACCACACGATCTGCGGCACGGTCACGATGGGCGCGTAGCCGAGGCGCACCAGCAACCCGTCCGGCACCGCGATCACGCCGAGCACGCAGTTGGCGAGGCCGATGCCGGTGAGCACCACGGCCCACAGGCGCGTGAGGTTACGCGTATACGTCTTGAGCGGCGGCGCGAGATCGGCGGGTTTGCAATCCTCGAGGCCCGCGACGATCCGGCTGATCAGCGGCACGCGCCCCTCGCGCAGCGTCCGCGCGAAGAACCACGCGACCAGCCACGGGAACAGCACGGGCGGCAGCAACAGCGCGACCGGCAACGGCACCGTCTTCTGCGCGAACCACAGCACGAGCGCCGATACCGCGACGGTCAGCCACGCCCACGCGCGACGCTGGCCGAGCGGCACGACCAGCAGGATCAGCACGATGTCGAGGAGCGCGAGGGCGGC
This region includes:
- a CDS encoding LolA-related protein, which encodes MPRRSLLPLLLLTLAMPSVHAASPEIETGWILSKLARPAPMRTQFVELHGSRLLKAPLRIEGEYARPNDDTLVREVRLPYAETSTIRAGSVTIKRGTSSHTYSLDRAPQLAGLQSSFGALLSGDRTQLERAFRIDSSGSREQWTLQLTPKDKRTATYVRTIALYGRGAELRCIETTPAKGDLQRTLLAGAAQSASGVADAASLTTLCHGAATR
- a CDS encoding acyltransferase encodes the protein MNTNWKERPEGGGWFAIWLIRSIGRYGGRSVARALLHPITLYFLLRRPFEREASRRFLTRALGRPATTRDIAKHIHTFASTILDRVFLLSGELDRFDIRTTGLDELHEPLDRGQGVLLVGSHLGSFDAMRVLGTRRPQTKIRVVLDKKHNVAMQTLLDALNPELAANIIDGGMDGPSVLLAIKEATDEGALVALLVDRAQPGAPTLDVPFMGGTASFPTGPWMIAAMLKLPVCTAFGLYRGGNRYDLDFTMFSDRLVADRHNRAAVIADCVRRYAGILEATARQSPYNWFNFFDFWRETDHAATLPASAPAADAGDAVGPRRIA
- a CDS encoding lysophospholipid acyltransferase family protein is translated as MSASTESLTLVEPWPLRAAWLVANAVQLTFTLLWTAGCISLALLVRAITRSARVPLRMASWLWAPGLLGGAGARVDVRGVENVDWSKPCVLVATHESIIDICALFRAVPVPLRFMLKQEMTRVPFVGWYAKAMGMCFIERDGSRASMVKSLRAAAEIVKAGHVLCIFPEGTRNTGGRVGEFKAGAFQVALSTGVPVIPVAMTGAGAVLPPYSFRVRPGTIRLRIGTPIHAEGTGGEAREQLATRARDAVMALMAQD
- a CDS encoding ketosynthase — its product is MNMALARLLLSAAYPLLAHAASAAHDPRLAALALLDIVLILLVVPLGQRRAWAWLTVAVSALVLWFAQKTVPLPVALLLPPVLFPWLVAWFFARTLREGRVPLISRIVAGLEDCKPADLAPPLKTYTRNLTRLWAVVLTGIGLANCVLGVIAVPDGLLVRLGYAPIVTVPQIVWSWFANLLDYGVAGLLMVVEYIVRIRLFPDRPYKTLSEFIRRLTALGPAFWRDVIR